A single window of Nicotiana sylvestris chromosome 5, ASM39365v2, whole genome shotgun sequence DNA harbors:
- the LOC138868885 gene encoding serine/threonine-protein phosphatase 7 long form homolog: MGGTAIDAASPPQEPDDLWEFIGEHPFHARVVARLQATGFYTIFALGRMQLDWSLITASVERWRPETHTFHLPTGEATITLEDVQVLYGLHVDRQAIALPQYIRSMTRAQFLDMMGHLTGYIPQGDAGGSRVALSAIRDHMAFLHPDITGETEDLHIERYTRLALLLLFGCVLFPNTSGSKVSMRFLHHLQQLDGLPQYSSGVAVLAYLYRSMCRASMGPAVDICDFLPLLQVTTFSNTLFISPNSIWSK, from the coding sequence ATGGGAGGGACAGCTATCGATGCAGCCTCTCCGCCCCAGGAACCTGACGATTTGTGGGAGTTCATCGGGGAGCATCCTTTCCATGCCCGTGTAGTCGCGCGCCTACAGGCTACGGGCTTCTATACGATTTTTGCGCTTGGACGGATGcagcttgattggtctctcatcacggcctCGGTAGaacggtggcgaccggagacgcacacctttcacttgcccactggagaggccaccatcacactggaggatgttcaggttttgtacgGGCTGCACGTAGATAGACAGGCTATAGCACTGCCCCAGTACATTAGATCCATGACGCGTGCACAATTTTTGGATATGATGGGGCATCTTACTGGTTATATACCTCAGGGTGACGCTGGGGGCAGTCGCGTTGCTTTGTCAGCCATCAGAGATCATATGGCATTTTTGCACCCAGACATTACCGGCGAGACTGAGGATCTCCACATTGAGAGGTACACGCGGTTGGCGCTGCTCCTGCTTTTCGggtgtgtcttgttcccgaacacttcggggagtaaagtgagtatgcgctttcTCCATCATCTTCAGCAGCTGGATGGTTTACCCCAGTACAGTTCGGGTGTTGCTGTTCTCGCATACCTATATAGGAGCATGTGCCGGGCGAGCATGGGCCCAGCGGTGGACATATGTGATTTTCTGCCcctcctacaggtgacaacattttcgaatactctgttcatttctccaaattctatatggtcgaaatga